A genome region from Glycine max cultivar Williams 82 chromosome 5, Glycine_max_v4.0, whole genome shotgun sequence includes the following:
- the LOC100783517 gene encoding uncharacterized protein, translated as MASSVTRSTSGFSFSEIWLLVAATALICGFLGYIVYDAIMATASELLQRLLVISPLFLIIIVHWLSTASQISFPMPGSEPSAIHRAGGSPWGVAFVLLLLFLLISYQPSLHDLIS; from the coding sequence ATGGCTTCTTCAGTGACCAGATCAACCTCAGGCTTCAGCTTCTCAGAGATCTGGCTCTTGGTGGCAGCCACAGCACTCATCTGTGGCTTTCTGGGGTACATAGTTTATGATGCAATCATGGCCACTGCTTCTGAGTTGCTGCAACGTTTGCTGGTAATTTCTCCACTGTTCTTGATCATCATTGTTCACTGGCTCTCCACTGCAAGCCAAATAAGCTTCCCCATGCCAGGATCTGAGCCTAGTGCCATCCACAGAGCTGGTGGTTCCCCTTGGGGTGTTGCATTTGTTCTTCTTCTGCTTTTCCTTCTCATTTCTTACCAACCTTCCCTGCATGACCTTATTTCTTAG